In Nymphaea colorata isolate Beijing-Zhang1983 chromosome 5, ASM883128v2, whole genome shotgun sequence, one genomic interval encodes:
- the LOC116254031 gene encoding glutathione S-transferase-like, which produces MGVKVYGVARSTCTTRVLVCLEEKGVDYELVPVNMAAGAHKQQPFLSLNPFGQIPAFEDGDLKLFESRAISKYVAHRYKDIGTDLLGTSPAETYSVGVWLEVEAHQFNPAIQPMVYELLVKPSRGGTPDAALVEAQAAKLGKVLDVYEEVLAKRKYLAGDVFSLADLHHLPCAHYIMLTPYASLIASRKHVNAWWEDISSRPAWKKVSACMKF; this is translated from the exons atgggGGTGAAGGTTTATGGTGTGGCGCGTTCGACATGCACAACTAGGGTGCTAGTGTGCTTGGAGGAGAAGGGGGTCGACTATGAGCTCGTGCCTGTTAACATGGCCGCTGGTGCCCATAAGCAGcagccttttctctctcttaat CCTTTTGGTCAGATTCCTGCATTTGAAGATGGAGATCTCAAGCTTTTTG AGTCTAGGGCTATCTCAAAGTACGTGGCACACAGGTACAAGGACATTGGGACAGACTTGCTAGGCACCAGCCCGGCTGAGACGTACTCAGTCGGAGTCTGGCTGGAAGTTGAGGCTCACCAATTCAACCCGGCCATCCAGCCCATGGTCTATGAGTTATTGGTCAAGCCATCCAGGGGAGGGACGCCGGATGCAGCCTTGGTCGAGGCCCAGGCCGCGAAGCTGGGCAAGGTGCTCGACGTCTATGAGGAAGTCTTGGCGAAGAGGAAGTACTTGGCTGGCGATGTCTTCTCCCTTGCTGATCTGCACCATCTTCCTTGCGCTCACTACATTATGCTCACCCCTTATGCCTCCCTCATTGCTTCGCGCAAACATGTGAATGCCTGGTGGGAGGACATCTCTTCGCGCCCCGCCTGGAAAAAGGTCTCGGCCTGCATGAAGTTTTGA